A region from the bacterium genome encodes:
- a CDS encoding PAS domain S-box protein, translating to MRNPLKILFSGAGARQAEKLQTDLEAAGLECELIPVTRKTLLDEEWPGVDAVLFAPERSFDLNLLETLRLKFPQAALVQTGSSRPETLAGTIRKALLRIRRTGAESLGGEAIYRRLVENGWDISYSLDASGRFNYIGPQVKRYGYVREKLLGEPFKPLIYSEDLMSVQAAFRECLENSKEGSVQFRLLDAQGEMHWFEVVHRPVHDHNGTVVAVDGVARDINNLRESNQELELSRMMYRELASSIHDVILVTDLQGYFIYVSPVIYSITGLRPSDYIGRHFDVFLTEEQDREKTRNLFQSVVNGKRERAVVRTVDSHGNSRWLYNSGRPLYSGQELIGIQIVASDVTELMEAEIALHKRAEAEKLISEISTAYLDWGEKDPRSMIEDALGRAARFAGVEVGYLVLYRVQDFQLEDQFRWNAPGIGSPWTGGGPDRLVRFGWWMGCMKAGENVVIRNLSELPEAAGPERKHLEGIGARATLSVPLLCTKKTAGFIGLHSTSADRDWDESDVRVVKLLGELTASLLERRRTERRLRRERDLNKSLVESSPAFFVATDPDMHIIRINPAFLAATGYSEEEVLGRDFINTFISPATLDEARENLRRSSADDVDGGISQVLCRDGHEITVEWRSRMLLNADSRLEMLFAVGLDITERSRMEAALIESESRYRTVFEHSGTAMAIVEEDGRVSLVNSLFEKLSGCERSEVEDRIQWWSFVAHEHERHRVQRYHAERRKQGGWAPRQYEFVFRTREQGERDVVINVELIPGTSSSICSLLDITDRKRIERALIESENRYRRMFRSSPMPLWEEDISELRRELDSLRQKGVEDIRTYIREHPDFIRHAAGLIRIVDVNEAALNLYRAGSREELLGSLGRMIYPDAAESLTRSLTAVFEGETLLQGETSIRTLDGRKRTAYYRVAIPPQHSSNTNTLTSIMDITALKQAEKSLLEERALLQSKLRDEALIASIASRLGGSEPFILRLDEVLGQVGRRFGVDRASLFHCRPEKGVVMVHCWYEQGAAPMPKIQQEDNGYRFIQQLLNNEIFAFQSLDELEEPDRSFYVNRGCEALLSCPLFSGSAFNGFLSLCTSARKNWDDQDKALIRTVGNMLANAWEREELFKARLEAEHRQVEAVRMAEKSSRLAALGNLSAGVAHEINQPLTALKVKVDSSLYWMELDKELSRDKYVETLRFVSEQAERIDEIIRHMRSLIRQDSRREPVAVDVNEVVNSALSLLDEQLMAHRIGLQKELGENLPQINSQPALLEQAVINMVINAMSTLDQSGGDLRQIIVTTRTDGRGDCSIEVRDNGPSLPAEMLEHVFDPFFASRMNMESLGFELSITENIVTGLGGSITAHNHEDGGCLFKIVLPKAP from the coding sequence GTGAGAAACCCTCTGAAAATCCTTTTCTCCGGAGCCGGAGCACGTCAGGCTGAAAAGCTCCAGACGGACCTGGAAGCGGCCGGCCTGGAATGTGAGCTGATCCCGGTAACCCGGAAGACTCTGCTCGACGAGGAATGGCCGGGAGTGGATGCCGTCCTTTTCGCCCCGGAAAGATCGTTCGACCTCAACCTGCTCGAAACACTCCGCCTTAAATTCCCACAGGCCGCCCTGGTCCAGACCGGATCGTCAAGGCCCGAGACCCTGGCCGGAACGATCCGCAAAGCACTGCTCAGGATCAGGCGGACCGGAGCGGAATCCCTCGGAGGGGAAGCGATTTACCGCCGGCTGGTCGAGAACGGCTGGGACATAAGCTACTCGCTCGATGCCTCGGGACGCTTCAACTATATAGGACCGCAGGTGAAGCGCTACGGGTACGTAAGAGAAAAGCTGCTGGGAGAACCGTTCAAGCCGCTTATCTATTCGGAAGACTTGATGAGCGTGCAGGCTGCGTTCAGGGAATGCCTGGAAAACAGCAAGGAGGGGTCCGTCCAGTTCCGTCTGCTGGATGCGCAGGGAGAGATGCACTGGTTCGAGGTGGTGCACCGCCCGGTGCATGACCACAACGGAACTGTGGTGGCGGTGGACGGGGTGGCGCGTGATATCAACAACCTGCGCGAGAGCAACCAGGAACTCGAGCTCAGCCGCATGATGTACCGCGAGCTGGCCAGCAGCATACACGACGTGATACTGGTCACGGACCTGCAGGGCTATTTCATCTATGTAAGCCCGGTGATTTACAGTATCACCGGCTTACGTCCCTCGGATTACATCGGGCGGCATTTCGACGTGTTTCTGACCGAGGAGCAGGACCGTGAAAAAACCCGGAACCTGTTCCAGAGCGTGGTAAACGGTAAACGCGAGCGTGCGGTGGTCCGCACTGTCGACAGTCATGGGAATTCCCGCTGGCTCTACAACTCCGGCCGTCCCCTCTATTCGGGCCAGGAGCTGATCGGAATCCAGATAGTGGCCAGTGACGTGACCGAGCTGATGGAGGCCGAGATCGCCCTTCACAAGCGGGCCGAGGCGGAAAAGCTTATCAGTGAGATTTCGACGGCTTATCTGGATTGGGGTGAGAAAGATCCGAGAAGTATGATCGAGGATGCCCTGGGCCGGGCGGCGCGCTTCGCCGGGGTCGAGGTCGGCTACCTCGTGCTGTACCGGGTGCAGGACTTCCAGCTGGAGGATCAATTCAGGTGGAACGCTCCGGGAATCGGATCTCCCTGGACGGGGGGAGGGCCGGACCGCCTGGTGCGGTTCGGCTGGTGGATGGGTTGCATGAAAGCCGGCGAGAACGTGGTGATCAGGAACCTGAGCGAATTACCCGAGGCCGCCGGCCCGGAGAGAAAACACCTGGAAGGCATCGGAGCACGGGCCACCCTGTCCGTGCCGTTGCTCTGCACCAAAAAGACGGCCGGGTTCATCGGATTGCACTCGACCTCGGCGGACAGGGATTGGGACGAAAGCGATGTGCGGGTGGTGAAGCTCCTGGGCGAGCTGACTGCCAGTCTGCTGGAGCGCCGCCGCACCGAGCGCAGGCTGCGCCGTGAGCGCGACCTGAACAAGAGCCTGGTCGAATCCTCTCCGGCCTTTTTCGTGGCCACGGACCCGGACATGCACATCATCCGGATCAATCCGGCTTTTCTGGCGGCTACGGGATATTCGGAGGAGGAGGTGCTGGGGCGGGATTTTATCAACACCTTCATCTCGCCCGCCACCTTGGATGAAGCGCGCGAAAATCTGCGCCGGAGCAGCGCGGATGATGTGGACGGCGGTATCAGCCAGGTGCTGTGCCGCGACGGCCACGAGATAACGGTGGAATGGCGCAGCCGGATGCTGCTGAACGCGGACAGTCGTCTCGAGATGCTGTTCGCCGTGGGGCTGGACATCACCGAGCGCAGCCGGATGGAGGCTGCCCTGATCGAAAGCGAGTCCCGCTACCGCACGGTTTTCGAGCATTCGGGCACGGCGATGGCGATCGTGGAGGAGGACGGCCGGGTCTCGCTGGTCAACTCGCTGTTCGAAAAGCTGAGCGGTTGCGAGCGTTCGGAGGTGGAAGACCGCATCCAATGGTGGTCATTCGTGGCTCACGAACACGAAAGGCATCGGGTCCAGCGCTATCATGCCGAGCGCCGCAAGCAGGGCGGCTGGGCGCCCCGTCAGTACGAGTTCGTTTTCCGCACCCGCGAACAGGGGGAGCGGGACGTGGTGATAAATGTCGAGCTGATTCCGGGGACCAGCAGCTCCATCTGCTCCCTGCTCGATATCACCGACCGCAAGCGGATCGAGCGGGCGCTGATCGAGAGCGAGAACCGCTACCGGAGGATGTTCCGCTCCTCGCCGATGCCCCTGTGGGAGGAGGATATCTCCGAACTCCGGCGGGAGCTGGACAGCCTGCGCCAGAAGGGGGTCGAGGATATCCGGACCTACATACGCGAGCACCCCGATTTCATCCGTCACGCCGCAGGTCTGATCCGGATCGTGGACGTGAACGAGGCGGCGCTGAACCTTTACAGGGCCGGCTCGCGGGAGGAACTGCTCGGTTCCCTGGGGCGGATGATCTACCCCGATGCGGCGGAAAGCCTCACCCGGAGCCTCACCGCGGTCTTCGAGGGTGAGACCCTTCTGCAGGGGGAAACGTCGATCCGCACCCTGGACGGCCGGAAGCGGACGGCCTATTACCGGGTGGCCATCCCGCCGCAGCATTCCTCCAACACGAACACCCTGACCAGCATCATGGATATCACCGCGCTCAAGCAGGCGGAAAAATCGCTGCTGGAGGAGCGCGCCCTGCTGCAGAGCAAGCTGCGCGACGAGGCCCTCATCGCCTCCATCGCCTCGCGGCTGGGCGGCAGCGAGCCGTTCATCCTGAGGCTGGATGAAGTGCTGGGTCAGGTGGGACGGCGTTTCGGGGTCGACCGGGCCAGCCTGTTCCATTGCCGCCCCGAAAAGGGCGTGGTAATGGTGCATTGCTGGTATGAGCAGGGTGCTGCACCGATGCCGAAGATTCAGCAGGAAGACAACGGCTACAGATTCATCCAGCAGCTTCTGAACAACGAGATTTTCGCTTTCCAGTCTCTGGACGAGCTGGAGGAACCGGACCGCAGTTTCTATGTAAACCGGGGTTGTGAGGCGCTGCTGTCCTGTCCCCTGTTCTCGGGATCGGCTTTCAACGGCTTCCTGAGCCTGTGCACCTCGGCCAGAAAGAACTGGGATGATCAGGACAAAGCCCTGATCCGCACGGTGGGGAACATGCTGGCCAACGCCTGGGAGAGGGAGGAGCTTTTCAAGGCGCGCCTGGAGGCCGAGCACCGTCAGGTGGAGGCGGTGCGGATGGCCGAGAAGTCCTCGCGCCTGGCCGCGCTGGGGAACCTGTCCGCCGGTGTGGCGCACGAGATCAACCAGCCCCTCACCGCGCTCAAAGTCAAGGTGGACAGTTCCCTCTACTGGATGGAGCTGGACAAGGAGCTGTCACGGGACAAATATGTCGAGACCTTGCGTTTCGTTTCCGAGCAGGCCGAACGCATCGATGAGATAATCCGCCACATGCGCTCCCTGATCCGCCAGGACAGCCGCCGTGAGCCGGTCGCCGTGGATGTGAACGAGGTGGTCAACAGCGCCCTGTCCCTGCTGGATGAGCAATTGATGGCTCACCGTATCGGACTGCAGAAGGAACTGGGGGAGAATCTGCCGCAGATTAACTCCCAGCCCGCACTGCTCGAGCAGGCGGTGATCAACATGGTGATAAACGCCATGAGCACCCTGGATCAGTCGGGCGGGGATTTACGGCAGATCATCGTGACCACGCGGACGGACGGGCGAGGAGACTGCTCGATAGAGGTGCGGGACAACGGGCCCAGCCTGCCCGCCGAAATGCTCGAGCACGTGTTCGATCCGTTCTTCGCCTCGCGCATGAATATGGAAAGCCTGGGTTTCGAGCTGTCGATCACGGAAAACATCGTAACCGGCCTGGGCGGGTCGATCACGGCCCACAACCACGAGGACGGTGGCTGCCTGTTCAAGATCGTTCTGCCAAAAGCTCCTTGA